A stretch of the Thiocystis violascens DSM 198 genome encodes the following:
- the ruvC gene encoding crossover junction endodeoxyribonuclease RuvC encodes MPTHSVLRHRILGIDPGSRTTGFAVIDTDGHRSQRVVSGCIRVGEQPWPDRLGVIFDRVAAIVAEHQPHEMAVEQLIFARDPTAALKLGQARGAVLCAGIKGGVTVHEYSPKSVKLAVVGTGGAEKSQVQHMVRILLALTEIPGEDEADALAIALCHAHSMGIPARKRAAASWRDWRP; translated from the coding sequence ATGCCGACTCACAGTGTTCTGCGCCATCGCATCCTCGGGATCGATCCCGGTTCGCGCACGACCGGTTTCGCGGTCATCGATACCGATGGACATCGCAGTCAGCGGGTCGTCAGCGGTTGTATTCGGGTCGGCGAGCAGCCCTGGCCGGATCGGCTCGGTGTGATCTTCGACCGGGTCGCGGCCATCGTCGCCGAGCACCAGCCGCATGAAATGGCGGTCGAGCAGCTCATTTTCGCCCGCGATCCGACCGCCGCGCTCAAGCTCGGGCAGGCGCGCGGGGCGGTGCTCTGCGCCGGGATCAAGGGTGGGGTGACGGTGCACGAATACAGCCCGAAATCGGTCAAGCTCGCGGTGGTCGGGACCGGTGGGGCGGAAAAGTCGCAGGTTCAGCATATGGTGCGGATTCTGCTGGCGCTGACCGAGATTCCCGGCGAGGACGAGGCCGACGCGCTCGCCATCGCGCTCTGTCATGCGCACTCGATGGGGATCCCGGCGCGCAAGCGTGCCGCCGCTTCCTGGCGCGACTGGCGGCCTTAG
- a CDS encoding DUF2782 domain-containing protein, translated as MSSRVLTILVLTLAFGMSHAQEEEAVGDGFLQAPTVEPSPVTGESVEPDITITESGSDIVYEYRVRGMLYMVRVQPQIGPPYYLFDHDGDGVIDAQERSARNSSIPQWVLFRWN; from the coding sequence GTGTCCAGTCGAGTTCTCACCATCCTAGTCCTGACGCTTGCGTTCGGGATGTCGCACGCACAAGAAGAGGAGGCGGTCGGCGACGGGTTTCTGCAGGCGCCGACGGTCGAGCCGTCGCCGGTGACCGGCGAGTCGGTGGAGCCCGACATCACCATTACCGAGTCCGGCAGCGATATCGTCTATGAATATCGGGTGCGGGGCATGCTGTACATGGTCCGGGTGCAGCCTCAGATCGGCCCCCCGTATTACCTTTTCGATCACGATGGGGACGGGGTCATCGACGCGCAGGAGCGGTCGGCGAGGAATTCCTCGATTCCTCAATGGGTACTGTTTCGCTGGAATTAA
- the ruvA gene encoding Holliday junction branch migration protein RuvA codes for MIGQLRGVILSKHPPQLLLDVGGVGYEVDAPMTTFYDLPAVGETVTLITHFVVREDAQILYGFLHERDRALFRALLKVTGVGARMALAILSGMDAARFAQCVEQDDSDALTRIPGIGKKTAQRLVIEMRDRLDGLVGGVVRMPGGPASAPGNARDRMLADAVSALEALGYRPPDASRMARAADDGARTAEEIIRAALRSINPA; via the coding sequence ATGATCGGCCAACTCCGCGGTGTGATCCTCTCCAAGCACCCTCCGCAATTGCTGCTGGACGTGGGCGGGGTCGGCTATGAGGTCGATGCCCCCATGACGACCTTCTACGATCTGCCGGCGGTGGGCGAGACGGTGACGCTCATCACCCATTTTGTGGTGCGCGAGGATGCGCAAATCCTCTACGGTTTTCTCCACGAACGCGACCGCGCGCTTTTTCGCGCCCTGCTCAAGGTCACCGGGGTGGGCGCGCGCATGGCGCTGGCGATCCTCTCCGGCATGGACGCCGCGCGCTTCGCCCAATGCGTCGAGCAGGACGACAGCGATGCCCTGACGCGCATCCCCGGCATCGGCAAGAAGACAGCGCAGCGTCTGGTGATCGAGATGCGCGACCGGCTCGACGGTCTCGTCGGCGGTGTCGTCAGAATGCCCGGCGGCCCCGCCTCGGCACCGGGCAACGCGCGGGACCGGATGCTCGCGGACGCGGTGAGCGCGCTGGAGGCGCTCGGCTATCGGCCGCCAGACGCTAGCCGCATGGCGCGCGCCGCCGACGATGGCGCCAGAACCGCCGAGGAGATCATTCGCGCCGCCCTGCGGTCGATCAATCCGGCCTGA
- a CDS encoding PilZ domain-containing protein: protein MRILEPPAMTIEPTQHTPHPIELQVHIHYGKRRFFCARGRDLSQRGMYLEVRNLTLPTGTQVNLEFHGFDQDGRIEATVVHRDSAGIQVLFATPQPELLPGLEQISVPPPTALVALPECALAISNPKTSPTALGAV, encoded by the coding sequence GTGCGAATTTTGGAACCTCCCGCGATGACCATCGAGCCGACCCAACACACCCCCCATCCGATCGAGCTTCAAGTACACATTCATTACGGCAAACGACGCTTCTTTTGCGCGAGGGGCCGTGATTTGTCCCAGCGGGGAATGTATCTGGAAGTTCGTAACCTGACCCTGCCGACCGGCACCCAGGTCAACCTTGAGTTCCACGGATTTGACCAGGACGGGAGGATCGAGGCGACCGTCGTTCATCGGGATAGCGCGGGCATTCAGGTGCTCTTCGCCACGCCACAGCCGGAGCTGTTACCCGGACTGGAGCAGATCTCCGTTCCGCCCCCCACGGCACTTGTCGCACTGCCGGAGTGCGCGCTTGCCATCTCCAATCCAAAAACATCGCCTACCGCGCTAGGCGCGGTTTAA
- a CDS encoding YebC/PmpR family DNA-binding transcriptional regulator: protein MAGHSKWANIKHRKAAQDKQRGKMWTKLIREVTVAARESGGDPGANPRLRLAMDKAFGANMPRDTVERAIKRGAGGMEGENYEEIRYEGYGPGGVAVMVDCMTDNRNRTASEVRHAFTKRGGNLGTDGSVSYLFTKQGVISFPPGSDEDAVMEAALEAGAEDVTANDDGSLDVITAPETFAAVKDALTAAGFETEIAEIGFNAATEVELDQETADKLLKLVEMLEDLDDVQEVYHNADISDEILAALDV from the coding sequence ATGGCCGGTCATAGCAAGTGGGCCAATATCAAACACCGCAAGGCCGCGCAGGATAAACAGCGCGGCAAGATGTGGACCAAGCTGATCCGCGAGGTCACGGTCGCGGCGCGCGAGAGCGGCGGCGATCCCGGCGCCAATCCCCGGCTGCGCCTGGCCATGGACAAGGCGTTCGGCGCCAACATGCCGCGCGATACCGTGGAGCGCGCGATCAAGCGCGGCGCGGGCGGGATGGAGGGCGAGAATTACGAGGAAATTCGCTACGAGGGCTACGGTCCCGGCGGGGTCGCGGTCATGGTCGACTGCATGACCGACAACCGTAACCGCACCGCCTCGGAGGTCCGTCATGCCTTTACCAAGCGCGGCGGCAATCTGGGTACCGACGGCTCGGTGAGCTATCTCTTTACCAAGCAGGGGGTGATCAGCTTTCCGCCCGGTTCCGACGAGGATGCGGTCATGGAGGCTGCGTTGGAGGCCGGCGCCGAGGATGTGACCGCCAATGATGACGGCTCGCTGGACGTGATCACCGCCCCCGAGACCTTCGCCGCCGTCAAGGATGCGCTGACCGCGGCCGGATTCGAGACCGAGATCGCCGAGATCGGCTTCAACGCCGCGACCGAGGTCGAACTTGACCAGGAGACCGCCGACAAACTGCTGAAACTGGTCGAGATGCTGGAAGACCTGGATGACGTGCAAGAGGTCTATCACAATGCCGACATCTCCGACGAGATCCTGGCGGCGCTCGACGTTTAG
- a CDS encoding Hsp20/alpha crystallin family protein encodes MQREIDEVFTPRAWPAAIRSVARGAYPPINIGATPKSVDVYLFAAGIDPKTLEISLQQNLLTVAGERKVTAPEQVEHYRQERFSGSFRRVITLPEDVDPDKTDARYAEGVLHVSIQRREASQPRQIEVK; translated from the coding sequence ATGCAACGGGAAATAGACGAGGTGTTTACCCCGCGCGCATGGCCTGCGGCAATCCGTTCCGTCGCTCGCGGCGCCTATCCGCCCATCAACATCGGCGCGACGCCGAAGAGCGTCGATGTCTATCTCTTCGCCGCCGGAATCGATCCAAAAACCCTGGAAATTTCGCTTCAGCAAAATCTGCTCACCGTCGCCGGCGAGCGGAAGGTCACCGCCCCCGAGCAGGTGGAACACTATCGCCAGGAACGCTTTTCCGGTTCCTTCCGGCGTGTGATTACCTTGCCGGAGGACGTGGATCCGGACAAAACGGATGCACGCTATGCCGAGGGAGTTCTGCATGTTTCGATACAGCGGCGCGAGGCTTCGCAGCCCCGCCAGATCGAAGTGAAGTGA
- a CDS encoding Hsp20/alpha crystallin family protein encodes MNDQTEIAPRESTQIQKNRESAYTLRPAVNVFEDAEGITLEADMPGVPRDRLQLQADKDSLLIEGELQIAMPEGIDALYADIRETRYSRSFALSRELDAQNIDASLKDGVLRLRIPKREEVRPRKIEVRAD; translated from the coding sequence ATGAACGATCAAACCGAAATCGCGCCCCGCGAGTCGACGCAAATCCAGAAAAATCGCGAGAGCGCCTATACGCTACGACCGGCCGTCAATGTCTTCGAGGATGCCGAGGGCATCACCCTGGAGGCTGACATGCCTGGCGTCCCCCGTGATCGACTCCAGCTTCAGGCCGACAAGGATTCGCTACTTATCGAGGGCGAGCTTCAGATCGCCATGCCGGAAGGCATCGATGCCTTGTACGCCGATATCCGCGAGACGCGTTACAGCCGCAGTTTCGCGCTGAGCCGGGAGTTAGATGCCCAGAACATCGACGCCAGCCTGAAGGACGGCGTACTGCGGTTGCGGATCCCGAAACGCGAAGAGGTGCGGCCCCGCAAGATCGAGGTGCGAGCCGACTAA
- a CDS encoding DUF29 domain-containing protein: MQTYEEDILAWSNEQASLLRAGRFDLLDIAHIAEEIEDVGKSEQRELAGRMAVLLAHLLKWSYQPGRRGSSWQRTIRAQRHAIALRLKRTPSLKAMLREADWWEEIWADAVTAAIAETGLDSFPDDCPWPHTQILAPDWLPE; encoded by the coding sequence GTGCAAACCTACGAAGAGGATATCCTCGCCTGGTCGAACGAGCAGGCCAGCCTGTTGCGGGCCGGTCGATTCGACCTGCTGGACATCGCGCATATCGCCGAGGAGATCGAGGACGTGGGCAAGAGCGAACAGCGCGAGTTGGCAGGCCGAATGGCCGTCCTGCTGGCCCATTTGCTGAAATGGTCCTATCAGCCCGGAAGGCGCGGCAGCAGTTGGCAGCGCACGATTCGCGCCCAACGGCACGCGATTGCGCTCCGTCTCAAACGGACCCCAAGCCTCAAGGCCATGCTGCGCGAGGCCGATTGGTGGGAAGAAATCTGGGCGGATGCCGTCACCGCCGCGATCGCCGAGACAGGGCTGGACAGCTTCCCTGACGATTGCCCCTGGCCGCACACCCAGATTTTGGCGCCAGACTGGCTGCCCGAATAG
- the rep gene encoding DNA helicase Rep — protein sequence MSGLNPRQIEAVRYTAGPLLVLAGAGSGKTRVITQKIAHLIGHVGIQARHIRAVTFTNKAAREMRERVGQQVKGINTRGLGISTFHTLGLDILRRHPERIGLRAGFSLLDAQDSESLIKEHLRGTRNADAIGLSAVQQRISRWKNDFVDPEQAMSRAEDDFEAQLATLYAGYERSLRAYNAVDFDDLILGPARLFRSQPDLLETWQGRIRYLLVDEYQDTNGAQYELVRHLAGPRGAFTVVGDDDQSIYAWRGARPENLARLKDDYPTLKVIMLEQNYRSSARILGLANALIAHNPHVFEKRLWSELGPGERPRVLHCKDEAHEAEKVASEILHLKFAEETAFGDMAILYRGNHQARPFEKALREHNIPYFLSGGTSFFARAEVKDTMAYLRLLANPEDDAAFLRIVNTPRREIGPTTLEKLADYARARAIGLLAACGELGLAEHLNERQRNRLGVFARLIADHGQRVAADPTAAMSALVEAIDYPAWLRENASSQPVADRRYENVTDLLSWLGKLHKGDFQDKTLADMVGHLTLMDVLDRQEETEGGDRVHLMTLHAAKGLEFPHVFLVGMEEELLPHRVSIEEDSIEEERRLAYVGITRARQSLTFTLTRRRKRYGEWVLSAPSRFLGELPKDQLDWDNERAQTPENRKARGLSHLHRLKGLLNAD from the coding sequence ATGAGCGGACTCAACCCCCGTCAAATCGAAGCCGTGCGTTACACCGCCGGCCCCCTCCTGGTGCTGGCCGGAGCCGGCTCCGGCAAGACGCGCGTCATCACCCAGAAGATCGCGCACCTGATCGGGCACGTCGGCATCCAGGCACGCCACATTCGCGCCGTCACCTTCACCAACAAGGCCGCGCGCGAAATGCGCGAGCGGGTCGGTCAGCAGGTCAAGGGCATCAACACGCGCGGCCTGGGTATTTCCACCTTTCATACCCTGGGACTCGACATCCTGCGCCGCCACCCCGAGCGAATCGGACTGCGCGCCGGATTCTCGCTGCTGGACGCCCAGGACTCGGAATCGCTGATCAAGGAACACCTGCGCGGGACGCGCAATGCCGACGCCATCGGCCTGTCCGCCGTGCAGCAGCGTATCTCGCGCTGGAAGAACGATTTCGTCGATCCCGAGCAGGCCATGAGCCGCGCCGAGGATGATTTCGAGGCACAGCTTGCGACACTGTATGCCGGCTACGAGCGCAGCCTGCGCGCCTATAACGCGGTGGATTTCGACGATCTCATCCTGGGTCCGGCACGGCTTTTCAGGAGCCAGCCCGATCTGCTGGAGACCTGGCAGGGGCGCATCCGCTATCTGCTGGTCGACGAATACCAGGACACCAACGGCGCCCAATACGAACTGGTGCGTCATCTGGCCGGACCGCGCGGCGCCTTCACCGTGGTCGGCGACGACGACCAGTCGATCTACGCCTGGCGCGGCGCGCGTCCGGAAAATCTGGCTCGGCTCAAGGACGATTATCCGACCCTCAAGGTCATCATGCTGGAGCAAAACTATCGCTCCAGCGCCCGCATCCTCGGGCTGGCGAACGCGCTGATCGCCCATAATCCGCACGTCTTCGAGAAACGGCTCTGGAGCGAACTCGGTCCCGGCGAACGCCCGCGCGTCCTGCATTGCAAGGACGAGGCGCACGAAGCCGAAAAGGTCGCCTCCGAAATTCTGCATCTGAAGTTCGCGGAGGAAACCGCGTTCGGAGACATGGCGATTCTCTATCGCGGCAACCATCAGGCGCGCCCCTTCGAGAAGGCGTTACGCGAGCACAACATTCCGTATTTTCTCAGCGGCGGAACTTCTTTTTTTGCCCGCGCCGAGGTCAAGGACACCATGGCCTATCTGCGCCTGCTCGCAAACCCGGAGGACGACGCCGCCTTTCTGCGCATCGTCAACACCCCGCGGCGCGAGATCGGCCCGACCACCCTGGAAAAGCTCGCCGACTATGCCCGCGCACGCGCCATCGGACTGCTCGCCGCCTGCGGCGAGTTGGGTCTCGCCGAGCACCTGAACGAACGTCAACGCAATCGGCTCGGCGTCTTTGCCCGTCTGATCGCCGACCACGGCCAGCGCGTCGCCGCCGATCCGACCGCCGCCATGAGCGCGCTCGTCGAGGCCATCGACTACCCGGCCTGGCTGCGCGAAAACGCCTCCAGCCAGCCGGTCGCCGATCGTCGCTACGAGAACGTCACCGATCTTCTGAGCTGGCTCGGCAAACTGCACAAGGGCGACTTTCAGGACAAAACGCTCGCCGACATGGTCGGTCATCTCACGCTGATGGACGTGCTCGACCGCCAGGAAGAGACCGAGGGCGGCGACCGCGTCCATCTCATGACCCTGCACGCCGCCAAGGGGCTGGAGTTTCCGCACGTCTTTCTGGTCGGCATGGAAGAGGAACTCCTGCCCCATCGCGTCAGCATCGAGGAAGACAGCATCGAGGAAGAACGCCGACTCGCCTATGTCGGCATCACCCGCGCTCGACAGTCGCTCACCTTCACCCTGACCCGGCGGCGCAAGCGTTATGGCGAATGGGTCTTGAGCGCGCCCAGTCGCTTTCTCGGCGAGTTGCCCAAGGACCAACTGGATTGGGACAACGAACGCGCGCAAACGCCGGAGAACCGCAAGGCCCGCGGATTGAGCCATCTCCACCGGCTAAAAGGCCTGTTGAACGCCGACTGA